From Zymoseptoria tritici IPO323 chromosome 6, whole genome shotgun sequence, one genomic window encodes:
- the HAM2403 gene encoding histone acetyltransferase, MYST family (A member of the MYST acetyltransferase family similar to the Saccharomyces cerevisiae SAS2 protein) — translation MGIKSPHRTPSNKKTTAATTPNISNVVLGNLHIKPWYPSFYPEDLVGGRRPEWLYVCQWCFKYTSEIMKFSAHCKVCPLKSSPPPGEVIYEHDEYVIHRVDGEESTLYSQNLSLFAKLFLETKSVFFDASTFLYYTLVLRTPSHPYGQVAGFFSKEKMSWDNNNLACILVFPPWQKRGLGQILIGASYVLGRREGRFGGPERPLSELGRKGYVAYWCAEVARWVLAQKQKKTVSVKDISDGTWIISEDVVVALKEMDVLEKKTTKAGNVVICKAKVREWVEKNRVKLEPVVDVDAFIMEDEESEMSEMSE, via the exons ATGGGCATCAAGTCTCCGCATCGCACGCCGTCAAATAAGAAGACCACGGCGGCCACAACGCCGAACATCTCCAATGTTGTTCTCGGAAATCTGCACATCAAGCCATGGTATCCGTCCTTCTATCCGGAAGATCTGGTCGGTGGCAGGAGACCGGAGTGGCTCTATGTGTGCCAATGGTGTTTCAAGTACACGTCGGAGATCATGAAGTTTAGTGCACATTGT AAAGTCTGCCCTTTGaagtcttctcctccgcctggAGAGGTGATCTATGAGCACGACGAGTATGTCATTCACCGCGTTGACGGAGAGGAAAGCACG CTCTACTCTCaaaacctctccctcttcgccaAACTCTTTCTCGAGACGAAGTCGGTCTTCTTCGATGCCAGCACCTTCCTCTACTACACCCTCGTCCTTCGAACTCCCTCCCATCCATACGGACAAGTCGCCGGATTCTTCAGCAAAGAGAAGATGAGCTGGGACAACAACAATCTCGCATGTATCCTCGTCTTCCCGCCGTGGCAGAAGCGTGGACTAGGCCAGATTCTCATTGGAGCTTCATACGTTCTTGGTCGACGAGAAGGACGATTTGGCGGACCAGAAAGACCGTTGAGCGAGCTGGGACGGAAGGGATACGTCGCGTACTGGTGTGCAGAAGTGGCGAGATGGGTGCTGGCGCAGAAGCAAAAGAAGACGGTATCAGTCAAGGATATCAGTGATGGAACTTGGATCATAAGCGAGGATGTCGTGGTTGCTTTGAAAGAGATGGACGtcctcgagaagaagacgacaaagGCTGGAAACGTGGTGATCTGCAAGGCCAAGGTGAGAGAGTGGGTGGAGAAGAATCGTGTGAAGCTAGAGCCTGTTGTCGACGTCGATGCCTTCATcatggaagacgaggagagtGAGATGAGTGAGATGAGCGAGTGA
- the CDC7 gene encoding uncharacterized protein (serine/threonine protein kinase, CMGC family, possible function in cell cycle): MEESRGPLDESGGTMSDDEEEEEDIDDSVLHDMDHFEQTFKNISQRYRLINRIGEGTFSTVYKAEDLLYEHYQNDWDMDAEKENANTNSYKSSNGRSHKPRYVAIKKIYVTSSPIRIMNELELLHDLRDSPNVCPLITAFRHQDQVIAILPFFQHKDFREYYREFTVSDMRFYFHSLFTAMQSVHEAEILHRDIKPTNFLYSPSQQRGVLVDFGLAEREGTDWAQCTCCLDASERNRKISSSVYASSKAAAEAAGQPMPRPSYPKDDTRSSRRANRAGTRGFRAPEVLLKCTAQSCAIDIWSCGIILLTFLSKRFPFFQSTDDIDAFLELCTIFGRNKMKDTALLHGQVLQTNIPNMSTSGHSLEKIILWCNNRHRGDDKSALTEDEQEAVDFMKRCLELDPSKRITAQQALEHPWLAGDSLLGSDD, encoded by the coding sequence ATGGAGGAGAGCCGAGGACCATTGGATGAAAGTGGTGGTACCATGtctgacgacgaggaggaggaagaagacatcgACGACTCCGTGCTACACGACATGGACCACTTCGAGCAGACCTTCAAGAATATCAGCCAACGTTATCGACTGATCAACCGCATTGGCGAAGGCACCTTCTCAACGGTCTACAAAGCCGAAGACTTACTATACGAGCACTATCAAAACGACTGGGACATGGACGCCGAAAAGGAAAATGCCAACACCAACTCATACAAGTCCTCGAATGGCAGATCACACAAGCCACGATATGTGGCGATCAAGAAGATCTATGTCACCTCATCACCGATCCGCATCATGAACGAATTGGAACTCCTACACGACCTGCGAGACTCACCCAACGTCTGCCCACTCATCACGGCCTTCCGTCATCAAGACCAAGTCATCGCCATCTTGCCATTCTTCCAGCACAAGGACTTCAGAGAGTACTACCGCGAGTTCACAGTCTCCGACATGCGCTTCTATTTCCACAGCTTGTTCACTGCGATGCAGTCTGTCCACGAAGCCGAGATCTTGCATCGCGACATCAAGCCGACGAACTTCTTGTACTCGCCGTCACAGCAGAGGGGAGTGCTTGTCGACTTTGGATTAGCCGAGCGTGAAGGCACAGACTGGGCTCAATGCACATGCTGCTTGGACGCTTCTGAGCGAAATCGGAAGATCAGTTCCTCGGTATATGCCTCATCGaaagcggcggcggaggctgCGGGCCAACCCATGCCGAGACCAAGTTACCCGAAGGACGACACTCGCTCCTCTCGCCGCGCCAACAGAGCTGGTACGCGTGGTTTCCGCGCACCAGAGGTGCTTCTGAAGTGCACCGCTCAATCCTGCGCGATCGACATTTGGAGTTGTGGCATCATCCTGCTCACATTCCTCTCCAAGCGCTTTCCGTTCTTCCAGTCCACCGACGACATCGACGCTTTCCTCGAGCTTTGCACCATCTTCGGCCGTAACAAGATGAAGGACACTGCCCTTTTGCATGGTCAAGTGCTCCAGACCAACATTCCGAACATGAGCACCAGCGGTCACAGCCTCGAAAAGATCATCCTCTGGTGCAACAACCGCCACCGGGGTGACGACAAGTCGGCGTTGACTGAGGATGAGCAAGAAGCGGTGGACTTCATGAAGCGCTGCCTTGAGCTCGACCCGTCGAAGAGAATCACGGCTCAGCAAGCGCTCGAGCACCCGTGGTTGGCCGGCGATTCTTTGCTCGGCAGTGATGATTAA
- the CPD2401 gene encoding chromosome condensation complex Condensin, subunit D2 (One of the non-SMC subunits of the condensin protein complex required for proper chromosome condensation and segregation) has protein sequence MSEFNISEALTAYLDDPQAIATPDADQALVECENDPDAFSPGLINSVLNGVVEAIGENPEAILQSSHLDSIQFLLKQTSYIPSQSLGKLFELIISGLGAEAEIVHHEEQDGETETGSHKQILEIFAFLMQWCIAAVEAKSAEKPSAPARGKGGKSAKGKAAQKDGNWEPSAQLQHAMDTMAKVMKLKLSKIFVTTSERDTFIGLFTRPTYLILESETRMKSMTIRMHAFKVLCVAIKHHGHAYGAQTSIIQNLTYFEHLAEPMAEFLNILAEQYDYPQLAEEVMKELSNKEFSENDTKGPKSVSTFVARLSELAPRVVQRQVTYLAKLLESENYTLRCAIIEVCGNLIAMLSKVEEGERREEHKGQINAFFDVLEERFLDTSPYSRSRAIQVYIKLCDLDTKYPKRRQRAAELATQSLEDKSSNVRRNAIKLLGKLIGTHPFAVLHGGQLSYREWNERLEACENELSNLKPPAGTPGLGERVENEQTVDESLLDEATQVEGAQQPPQTEAELTAAMQKAQEQAATAEAMNKLQLTRRYYVEALRFIETLHEASPHVTQLLSSKNKTEVIEAMDFFVTADAYHLETAKSGIRRMLRLIWTKGNSDEGKGVQTHLIECYKGLFFAAPGNFSPNEAANYVARNMISLTFGSTPAELTSLEQLLATMMKEKAINELVIQKLWQVYGVQKREISRSQRRGAIIVLGMLAVADTDIVVKEMETCLRIGLGAIGKRDLVLARYTCVALMRMTNNKHAKGAESKPNTRLPNDHAVLIRLASLLEIETDSKDWYGLAEQAIGAIYSLSKHPDVLCSDVIRRKTKAVFARNDMPENAPAEADAESQPEESAPEDSTDSALALSQLLFAVGHVALKQIVHLELCEQDFKRRKADKEKTNPTPAKGSGPRTSAGKKAADKKEEEEQDELDLIAGTTEDDFTDAIQHVRERELLYGQQSLLTHFGPLVQEICSNNTSYPNAELQAQAALCMAKLMCVSSEYCETNLDLFITMLERSPSSITRSNLVVALGDMAVCFNHLIDENTDFLYRRLSDHSLQVKRTCLMTLTFLILAGQVKVKGQLGDMAKCVEDADERIREMSRMFFAELAGKDNAVYNNFVDMFSLLSADEDLDEERFKKVIKFLASFIEKDKHAKQLAGKLAPRLQRAETERQWNDVAFALNLLPHKNEDITKLVNEGCKVVETGA, from the exons ATGAGCGAGTTCAACATCAGTGAGGCCCTCACTGCCTACCTGGACGACCCTCAGGCGATCGCGACACCCGATGCCGACCAAGCCCTCGTCGAATGCGAAAACGATCCCGATGCCTTCTCTCCAGGACTGATCAACAGTGTGCTCAACGGAGTGGTGGAGGCCATCGGAGAGAATCCAGAGGCCATACTGCAATCGAGTCACCTTGACTCTATACAATTTCTGCTCAA GCAGACGTCGTATATCCCATCGCAATCGCTTGGCAAACTTTTCGAATTGATCATCAGTGGACTCGGAGCCGAGGCGGAGATTGTGCATCATGAAGAGCAGGACGGCGAGACGGAGACTGGGTCGCATAAGCAAATTCTGGAGATCTTTGCATTCTTGATGCAATGGTGTATCGCTGCGGTTGAAGCGAAGTCGGCCGAGAAGCCCTCTGCGCCTGCTCGGGGTAAGGGCGGGAAAAGTGCAAAGGGGAAGGCAGCTCAAAAAGATGGCAACTGGGAGCCGTCGGCACAGCTGCAGCATGCGATGGACACGATGGCGAAGGTGATGAAGTTGAAGCTCTCCAAGATCTTCGTGACGACAAGCGAACGGGACACCTTCATCGGACTCTTCACTCGGCCGACATATCTAATCCTCGAAAGCGaaacgaggatgaagagcaTGACCATCCGCATGCATGCTTTCAAAGTGCTTTGCGTAGCGATCAAGCATCATGGACACGCTTACGGTGCCCAGACTAGCATCATCCAAAACCTCACATACTTTGAGCATTTGGCTGAGCCCATGGCCGAGTTTTTGAACATTCTGGCCGAGCAATACGACTATCCGCAACTCGCCGAGGAGGTGATGAAAGAGTTGTCCAACAAGGAGTTCAGCGAGAACGACACGAAAGGGCCGAAATCTGTCTCTACTTTTGTGGCACGGCTATCAGAGCTTGCTCCGCGAGTGGTGCAGCGTCAGGTGACCTACTTGGCCAAACTTCTTGAGAGCGAGAACTACACCCTTCGTTGTGCGATCATTGAAGTATGTGGCAACCTCATTGCCATGCTTTCCAAagtcgaggagggagagcgaAGGGAAGAGCACAAGGGCCAGATCAACGCATTTTTCGATGTGCTGGAGGAGCGATTTCTGGATACGAGCCCATATTCTCGCAGCCGAGCCATTCAGGTTTACATCAAACTCTGCGATCTGGACACAAAATATCCGAAGCGAAGGCAACGAGCAGCTGAGCTTGCCACGCAGAGTTTGGAGGACAAGTCATCCAATGTACGACGAAATGCCATAAAGCTGCTTGGAAAGCTCATCGGTACACATCCTTTTGCGGTTCTCCATGGTGGCCAGTTGAGCTATCGTGAGTGGAATGAGCGTTTGGAAGCTTGTGAGAATGAGCTAAGCAACCTCAAGCCACCGGCCGGCACTCCTGGCTTGGGCGAGCGAGTGGAGAACGAGCAGACAGTCGACGAGAGTCTGTTGGACGAGGCAACGCAAGTCGAAGGTGCTCAACAACCGCCACAGACTGAGGCTGAACTGACGGCCGCGATGCAAAAGGCGCAAGAACAAGCAGCGACGGCGGAAGCCATGAACAAACTTCAGCTCACCCGACGGTACTATGTGGAGGCTCTGAGGTTCATCGAGACTCTGCACGAGGCGTCACCCCATGTCACGCAGCTCCTCTCTTCCAAGAACAAGACTGAAGTCATCGAGGCCATGGACTTCTTCGTGACTGCTGACGCCTACCATTTGGAGACTGCGAAGTCTGGAATCCGGCGTATGCTGCGTCTAATTTGGACCAAGGGCAACAGCGATGAGGGCAAGGGCGTCCAGACTCATCTCATCGAATGCTACAAGGGACTTTTCTTCGCCGCACCTGGCAACTTCAGCCCGAATGAAGCCGCCAACTACGTCGCTCGGAACATGATCAGCTTGACATTCGGCTCAACACCAGCCGAACTGACGAGTCTGGAACAATTGCTTGCGACCATGATGAAGGAAAAGGCAATCAACGAGCTTGTCATCCAGAAGCTGTGGCAGGTGTATGGTGTCCAGAAGCGGGAGATCTCAAGATCTCAACGCCGAGGAGCCATCATTGTGCTCGGCATGCTGGCCGTTGCGGATACTGATATTGTTGTCAAGGAGATGGAAACCTGCTTGCGGATCGGACTTGGAGCGATCGGCAAGAGGGATCTCGTACTTGCTCGATATACTTGCGTCGCCCTGATGCGAATGACAAACAACAAGCATGCCAAGGGTGCTGAGAGCAAACCGAATACACGACTGCCAAACGACCATGCCGTCTTGATTCGACTCGCTAGTCTACTAGAGATCGAGACGGACAGCAAGGACTGGTACGGGTTGGCAGAGCAGGCCATCGGCGCCATCTACTCGCTGTCGAAGCATCCCGATGTCTTGTGCTCAGACGTGATCCGGCGAAAAACTAAAGCAGTCTTCGCACGCAA CGATATGCCAGAAAATGCGCCGGCCGAGGCTGACGCAGAATCACAACCGGAAGAATCCGCACCAGAGGACAGCACCGACTCCGCTCTTGCGCTATCGCAGCTTCTCTTCGCGGTGGGCCATGTTGCTCTCAAGCAAATAGTTCATCTCGAGCTGTGCGAGCAAGACTTCAAGCGGAGGAAAGCCGACAAGGAGAAGACAAATCCCACGCCAGCCAAGGGATCTGGACCCAGAACTTCTGCTGGAAAGAAGGCTGCCgacaagaaggaggaagaagagcaagatgaGCTAGATCTCATCGCCGGAACCACAGAAGACGACTTCACAGATGCTATCCAGCATGTGCGCGAGCGTGAACTGCTGTATGGCCAACAATCTCTCCTCACACACTTTGGCCCCCTGGTCCAGGAGATCTGCAGCAACAACACATCATATCCCAACGCAGAGCTGCAAGCACAAGCAGCGCTCTGCATGGCCAAGCTCATGTGCGTCAGCAGCGAGTACTGTGAAACAAACCTCGACCTCTTCATTACCATGCTCGAACGCTCGCCTTCATCTATCACTCGCAGcaacctcgtcgtcgcgctCGGAGATATGGCAGTCTGCTTCAACCATCTCATCGACGAGAACACCGACTTCCTCTACCGCCGACTGTCTGATCACAGCCTTCAAGTCAAGCGGACGTGTCTCATGACGTTGACATTCCTCATCTTGGCTGGACAGGTCAAGGTCAAGGGCCAGCTGGGTGACATGGCGAAGTGTGTGGAGGATGCCGACGAGAGAATCCGCGAGATGAGTCGCATGTTCTTCGCGGAACTTGCGGGCAAGGACAATGCGGTGTACAACAACTTCGTGGACATGTTCAGTCTGCTTTCGGCGGATGAGGATCTGGACGAGGAGCGATTCAAGAAGGTCATCAAGTTCTTGGCGAGCTTTATCGAAAAG GACAAGCATGCCAAACAGCTGGCCGGCAAACTTGCGCCGCGTCTTCAGCGAGCGGAGACTGAGAGGCAGTGGAATGATGTCGCATTCGCGCTCAACCTGCTGCCGCATAAGAACGAGGATATCACGAAGCTTGTCAATGAAGGCTGTAAGGTCGTGGAGACCGGGGCTTGA